A single genomic interval of Chloracidobacterium validum harbors:
- a CDS encoding UDP-N-acetylmuramoyl-tripeptide--D-alanyl-D-alanine ligase, with protein MTIAELAALLGIPCPEELRVLKPSGFSIDSRTVRPGDLFFAIHGKRFDAHAFVPEVLARGACAAVIHRDLPELGEQAATRCLRVTDTLRAMQDLAQALLRQWGRPIVGITGSMGKTTAKDLTELALAPFGRIYASVGNLNNEYGLPLAVFNMLSDGRRMDDYDLAILEMGMNEKGEIARLCEIAPPDVSVVLNVAPVHIENFPDGLEGIAAAKAEIVHGLKPEGTAILNADDPRVARMAAIVLGRRQDHAGAQVMYFGRCEAAHVTALDVEPRGLLGTTFTLSTLKGTAVVEFPLAGEHHVSNALAAAAVATHFGVSPEAIARQLKQARPGPHRGVVRHYPGGVTVVDDTYNSNPAALVEAVRLLGQVPDATRRIVIAGEMRELGGHAVEMHLACGVAIAQSGVDILLGVAGHARDLVEAARAENARRDGRLVTAFVETAADAGDWLVKQAQAGDVILIKGSRGVRLETCLEALPV; from the coding sequence CATTCACGGAAAACGCTTCGACGCCCATGCGTTTGTGCCGGAAGTTCTCGCCCGTGGCGCATGCGCGGCCGTTATCCATCGGGACCTACCAGAACTGGGGGAGCAGGCTGCCACCCGCTGCCTGCGGGTCACGGACACGCTGCGCGCCATGCAGGACCTCGCCCAAGCCCTGCTGCGGCAGTGGGGGCGTCCGATTGTGGGCATCACCGGCAGCATGGGCAAAACGACGGCCAAAGACCTGACCGAACTGGCTCTGGCGCCCTTCGGACGCATCTACGCCTCGGTGGGCAACCTCAACAACGAGTACGGGCTTCCCCTGGCCGTCTTCAACATGCTTTCCGACGGGCGGCGCATGGACGACTACGACCTGGCCATCCTTGAAATGGGGATGAATGAAAAGGGCGAGATTGCCCGCCTGTGCGAGATTGCCCCGCCGGATGTGAGTGTTGTCCTCAACGTCGCGCCCGTTCACATCGAGAACTTCCCCGATGGACTGGAAGGCATTGCGGCTGCCAAGGCTGAAATCGTCCATGGCTTGAAGCCGGAGGGCACTGCCATCCTCAATGCCGATGACCCACGGGTTGCCCGGATGGCAGCGATTGTCCTGGGCCGGCGACAAGATCATGCCGGCGCACAGGTGATGTACTTTGGTCGCTGCGAAGCGGCGCATGTCACGGCGCTCGATGTTGAGCCGCGCGGCCTGTTGGGAACGACCTTCACGCTTTCGACCCTCAAGGGGACGGCCGTCGTCGAGTTCCCGCTGGCCGGCGAACACCATGTCAGCAATGCCCTCGCGGCGGCGGCCGTGGCGACGCACTTTGGCGTCAGCCCGGAAGCCATTGCCCGGCAACTCAAGCAGGCGCGCCCAGGCCCGCACCGGGGCGTCGTGCGGCACTATCCGGGCGGTGTGACTGTGGTGGACGACACCTATAACTCGAATCCGGCGGCGCTGGTGGAAGCCGTCCGGCTGCTTGGGCAGGTGCCGGATGCCACGCGCCGGATCGTCATTGCCGGTGAAATGCGCGAGCTTGGCGGGCATGCCGTAGAGATGCACCTTGCCTGCGGCGTTGCCATTGCCCAGTCCGGTGTGGATATTCTGCTCGGCGTCGCCGGCCATGCCCGTGACTTGGTCGAAGCCGCACGCGCCGAAAACGCGCGCCGGGACGGACGGCTCGTGACGGCGTTTGTTGAAACCGCCGCCGATGCGGGCGATTGGCTCGTCAAGCAGGCGCAAGCGGGGGATGTCATTCTCATCAAGGGATCACGGGGGGTACGGTTGGAGACTTGTCTGGAGGCACTGCCGGTTTAG
- the mraY gene encoding phospho-N-acetylmuramoyl-pentapeptide-transferase, producing the protein MLYYVLYQVLYLKYQVFGPLRVFGYPSFRALLAAMTATLMCLLLGKPMIAWLRRLKYGQEIREEGVKAHQAKKGTPTMGGILIITGIVVGTALWADLSSLFVWVVLVALLAHGAIGFVDDYLKIAKRQNLGLQGRWKLLGQVTTALLIGGVLIGFGDYSTQLSVPFFKDFQPDLTPWLYVPFMLLVMTGSSNAVNLTDGLDGLAISTTFVVAFTLTLLCYVTGLSELALYLNLPPTPGALEVTVFCAALAGASLGFLWFNAPPAEVFMGDVGSLAIGGCIGCVAIVIKQEFLLVILGGVFVIETLSVILQVSYYKLTKDPQTGIGKRIFKMSPLHHHFELTGWKESKIVFRFLIVQIFFALLALATLKLR; encoded by the coding sequence ATGCTCTACTACGTGCTGTACCAGGTTCTTTACCTCAAGTACCAGGTGTTTGGCCCGCTGCGTGTCTTCGGCTATCCATCCTTTCGCGCTCTGCTGGCAGCTATGACGGCGACACTGATGTGTTTGCTGCTCGGCAAGCCCATGATTGCCTGGCTGCGCCGTCTCAAGTACGGGCAGGAAATCCGCGAGGAAGGCGTCAAGGCCCACCAGGCCAAAAAAGGAACGCCCACGATGGGCGGCATCCTCATCATCACCGGCATTGTTGTCGGCACCGCGCTGTGGGCGGACTTGAGCAGTTTGTTTGTCTGGGTGGTGCTGGTTGCCCTGCTGGCCCACGGCGCGATTGGCTTTGTGGATGATTACCTGAAAATTGCCAAGCGGCAGAACCTCGGCCTACAGGGCCGGTGGAAACTGCTGGGACAAGTAACCACGGCGCTGCTGATTGGCGGCGTCCTCATCGGCTTCGGGGACTATTCCACGCAGTTGAGCGTTCCGTTCTTCAAGGACTTCCAGCCCGACCTCACGCCGTGGCTCTACGTTCCGTTCATGCTACTGGTGATGACAGGCAGCTCCAATGCCGTCAATCTCACCGACGGCCTCGACGGGCTGGCGATCAGCACGACTTTTGTCGTGGCATTCACGCTGACGCTGCTGTGTTACGTCACCGGGCTGTCGGAGCTGGCGCTGTATCTCAACTTGCCGCCGACGCCCGGCGCACTCGAAGTGACGGTGTTCTGCGCGGCGCTTGCTGGTGCCAGTCTGGGCTTTCTGTGGTTCAACGCGCCGCCGGCGGAGGTCTTCATGGGCGATGTCGGAAGCCTCGCTATTGGTGGCTGTATTGGCTGCGTGGCAATTGTCATCAAACAGGAGTTTCTGCTGGTGATTCTGGGTGGCGTGTTTGTCATTGAAACGCTTTCGGTGATTTTGCAAGTCAGCTATTACAAGCTGACCAAGGACCCACAGACCGGCATTGGAAAGCGAATTTTCAAGATGTCGCCGCTCCATCATCACTTCGAGCTGACGGGCTGGAAGGAATCGAAAATCGTCTTCCGGTTTTTGATCGTGCAGATTTTCTTTGCTTTGCTGGCGCTAGCAACGCTCAAGCTCAGGTGA
- the murD gene encoding UDP-N-acetylmuramoyl-L-alanine--D-glutamate ligase, with translation MACDDQNRRMVVMGAGVSGLAAARFLLARGAQVTVVDRRPLDQLPEAARSLCAQGAVIECGDGSDATLLAADEIVLSPGVPPTLPGLERARQAGVSIIGEIELAFRHLRGRIVAITGSNGKSTTTTLVGQLLAEGGLPTQVGGNIGVAAVSLVETSREDGWTVLECSSFQLETVVTFRPQVGVLLNITPDHLDRHGTFERYVAAKLNLFRCFDRETLAVLNADDPTTPRAQALLAARGAPVTLFSAQRELAEGLFLRGNQVICRTREAERILLDRADIPLPGQHNLENALASLAVALAAGVAPEDARTTICRFRGLEHRMEFVAEINGVRYFNDSKATNIAAAQVAIASFPAGLHVILGGLDKGSDFAPLVEVLAPRAASVALIGKAAEKLEATLAGRLPQPVTRHPSLADAVAALAARARPGDTVLLAPACASFDMFDNFEHRGQVFKNIVKGEIANARSKPS, from the coding sequence ATGGCGTGTGACGACCAAAACCGCCGAATGGTCGTGATGGGGGCCGGTGTGAGCGGGCTGGCCGCGGCGCGATTTCTGCTGGCGCGCGGTGCGCAGGTCACGGTTGTTGACCGCCGTCCACTTGACCAACTGCCCGAAGCCGCCCGGTCGCTATGCGCGCAGGGCGCGGTCATCGAATGCGGTGACGGCTCGGATGCGACGCTTCTGGCGGCAGACGAAATCGTGCTCAGCCCAGGTGTGCCGCCCACCTTGCCAGGCCTTGAGCGGGCCAGGCAAGCCGGTGTTTCCATCATCGGCGAAATCGAACTGGCATTTCGTCACCTGCGTGGACGCATCGTCGCCATCACCGGCAGTAACGGCAAAAGCACGACCACGACGCTGGTCGGCCAGCTCCTGGCAGAAGGCGGACTCCCGACCCAAGTAGGCGGCAACATCGGCGTGGCGGCCGTGTCATTGGTCGAGACTTCACGCGAGGATGGCTGGACGGTGCTCGAATGCAGCAGCTTCCAACTTGAAACCGTCGTCACGTTTCGTCCGCAGGTGGGCGTGTTGCTCAACATCACCCCCGATCACCTGGACCGGCACGGCACCTTTGAACGCTACGTTGCGGCCAAGCTGAACCTGTTTCGCTGCTTTGACCGGGAGACGCTGGCCGTTCTCAACGCCGACGATCCGACGACGCCGCGCGCCCAGGCCCTGCTGGCCGCGCGTGGCGCGCCGGTTACGCTGTTTTCAGCCCAGCGTGAACTCGCAGAAGGCTTGTTCCTGCGTGGCAATCAAGTGATTTGCCGCACCCGTGAAGCCGAGCGGATTCTCCTCGACCGGGCTGACATTCCACTACCTGGGCAGCACAACCTTGAAAACGCGCTGGCCAGCCTGGCGGTGGCGCTGGCCGCCGGCGTTGCGCCGGAAGATGCCCGAACGACCATCTGCCGCTTTCGCGGCCTGGAACACCGGATGGAATTCGTTGCCGAAATCAACGGCGTCCGGTATTTCAATGATTCCAAGGCCACCAACATCGCAGCGGCGCAAGTCGCCATCGCATCCTTTCCGGCAGGACTCCACGTGATTCTGGGCGGACTCGACAAGGGCAGTGACTTTGCGCCGCTGGTGGAGGTGCTGGCCCCACGGGCCGCATCGGTTGCGCTCATCGGCAAGGCGGCTGAAAAGCTTGAGGCGACGCTGGCCGGACGCCTGCCCCAACCGGTCACGCGCCATCCAAGCCTGGCGGACGCCGTCGCCGCCCTTGCGGCGCGCGCGCGGCCTGGCGACACTGTCTTACTTGCGCCGGCCTGCGCAAGCTTCGACATGTTTGATAACTTTGAACACCGGGGGCAGGTATTCAAGAACATCGTCAAGGGGGAAATTGCGAATGCGCGGAGCAAGCCATCATGA
- the ftsW gene encoding putative lipid II flippase FtsW: MKPTLTVPKTVPISRNFATFVDPWLFAATIALVLCGLVMVYSASATLGRENYQSQFHFLVRQVVAALIGGGLLLGSLWLGYSRLERPWVVYGLLGVTAGLLVLALCLPPVRGTHRFIRLPGVMFQPSELAKLALVLFLAFFLSRKDVLARRDPFRALLPVAVVGGLLMGLVFLGRDLGTILMMGGTAFAMLVVAGVPLRYPAVAGALCSPLLLYALLKEPYRRARLLAFLDPWKAPREEGFQIVQSLMAVGSGGVSGVGFAQSRQKLFYLPEAHTDFIFSVIAEEIGLIGSLMLITLFGVIAVRGLRAAYLAPDDFGKLLAVGVTVLLVGQALFNLSVVLSLVPAKGIPLPFISYGGSSLMMSLLAAGWLLSVSQRNLSARP, encoded by the coding sequence ATGAAGCCGACCTTGACTGTTCCGAAGACGGTTCCAATCTCACGCAACTTTGCGACCTTCGTTGATCCCTGGCTGTTTGCGGCCACCATCGCGCTCGTCCTCTGTGGACTCGTCATGGTTTACAGCGCATCGGCGACCCTGGGGCGCGAAAACTACCAGTCACAGTTTCACTTTTTGGTACGTCAGGTGGTGGCGGCGCTCATCGGCGGCGGACTGCTGCTCGGTAGTCTCTGGCTGGGCTATTCGCGCCTCGAACGGCCCTGGGTCGTCTATGGGCTGCTTGGCGTAACGGCTGGGTTGTTGGTCTTGGCGCTGTGCCTGCCGCCGGTGCGCGGCACGCACCGCTTCATCCGGCTGCCGGGCGTGATGTTTCAGCCGTCAGAGCTGGCCAAGTTGGCCCTGGTGCTCTTTCTGGCGTTTTTTCTCAGCCGGAAGGATGTGCTGGCGCGCCGCGATCCGTTCAGGGCGCTGCTGCCGGTTGCGGTCGTTGGCGGGCTGTTGATGGGGCTGGTGTTTTTGGGCCGCGACCTGGGAACGATTTTGATGATGGGCGGCACTGCGTTTGCCATGTTGGTCGTGGCCGGCGTGCCACTGCGCTACCCGGCCGTAGCCGGTGCGCTGTGTTCGCCTTTGCTGCTGTATGCCCTCCTCAAGGAGCCGTACCGCCGCGCGCGGCTGCTGGCCTTCCTCGATCCCTGGAAAGCCCCACGCGAAGAAGGTTTCCAGATCGTGCAATCGCTGATGGCCGTTGGCAGCGGTGGGGTTTCTGGTGTCGGCTTTGCCCAGAGTCGGCAGAAGTTGTTTTACTTGCCGGAAGCCCATACGGATTTCATCTTTTCCGTCATCGCGGAAGAAATCGGCCTCATCGGCAGCCTCATGCTCATCACCCTGTTCGGTGTCATTGCTGTTCGCGGACTGCGGGCCGCGTACCTGGCGCCGGACGACTTTGGCAAGCTGCTGGCAGTGGGCGTCACCGTCTTGCTCGTCGGACAGGCATTGTTCAACTTGAGCGTGGTGCTGAGTCTGGTGCCGGCCAAGGGGATTCCGTTACCATTCATCAGCTATGGCGGAAGTTCGCTCATGATGAGTCTGCTGGCGGCGGGTTGGCTGCTCAGTGTCTCGCAGCGCAACTTGAGCGCGCGGCCATAG